Part of the Virgibacillus natechei genome is shown below.
TTCCTGACATTCGAGATAGACAGAAAGCGGTCGAGGCATTATTGAAACGTTACCCAGTCAACGAGTATGAAGAACTTAAAAATGAACAACTTCGTAATCAAATTAAGAAATTGGAAGCTGAAACCCAAAACGAGGTAACGGGTGACAATCGTGTCATTATCGTCAATGATAAGGAATCAATGAGAAAGGCTATTGAAGATGAATAAGATAAATATTGCGGATTTAATAAATAAGAATTTTTATTCATTTTGGCTAAACGATAAACCTAACGCTATATTATCTGGTGGTCGTTCTTCCATGAAATCATCTGTAATCAGTTTAAAGTTGGTCATTGACTTTTTGGAGGATGACCAGGGCAACGTGGTGTGTTTGCGCAAAGTAGCTAAATATCTAGCGACATCGGTATATGAGCAAATCAAGTGGGCTATATACATGCTAGGTGTAGAGGATGAATTCTTTTTTGGCCGATCTCCATTAGTCATTATGCACAGACCAACTAATACAGGGTTCTATTTCCACGGCGTGGATGATCCATTAAAGCTAAAGTCTATGAATATAGCTAATGGTTACTACATGGCTTTATGGTATGAGGAACTAGCTGAGTTTGCAGGCGTTGAGGATATTGACGTTGTGGAAGACACATTTATTAGGCAGGATTTAGGCGATAAACAAGTAAAGGTGTACTACTCGTATAATCCCCCGCGTAATCCGTACAGTTGGGTAAATGAGTGGAAGGATAGTAAAGCTAGTGACGATGACTATTTCTTGCACCACTCAACTTATTTGGAAGATGAGAAGGGGTTCTTATCCAATCAGTTAATACGCAAGATTGAAAAGTACAAGGAATTAGATTATGACTATTGGCGTTGGATGTACTCAGGAGAGATAATCGGATTAGGTGGATTAGTTTATAATGCTGCACACTTTAAATGGCGTGACGAGATGCCTAGTGATGACGACATACTAATGATTGATATTGCTAGTGATAGTGGTTATTCCGTGTCCGCCACTGTATTCCTGGCATTAGGCTTTACAAAGCGAGGAAACGTGTACTTACTAGATACCTACTATTACTCACCTGCTAACAAGACAGTCAAGAAAGCACCTAGTGAGTTCTCGAAAGCATTAAATGAATTCGAGAAGGACGTAACAAGCAAACACCCTAAGCCTATTGATATGCGTACAATTGATTCTGCGGAAGCTGCATTGCGTAACCAGTATTTTAAGGATTACGGGGTAAGGTTGCATCCAGTAGCTAAGAAAAAGAAAGTTAATATGATCGAAAATGTAACCGACCTGCTAGCACAAGGTCGTTTTTTTATGCTTAATAACGAGAATAACAAAATATTCTATGAAGAACACAAAAAGTATGTATGGGATGAAGATACGTTGCAAACTGATGATCCCAAGGTAATAAAAGAGGACGATCATTCTGTCGATGCCTTTCAATATTATGTGCAAGACAACTTACAGAAACTAGGACTTAAAAATTAGGTGGTGACTACCATTGTGGAAAAAGATATTAAATGCGCTGAAAGGAGGTCTTGCTAAATTGGGGCTTATTAGATCTATCAATAGTATATCAGATCACAAGGACATCGAAATGGACGAAGAAATGTTCCAAAACATTGACGTATGGAAAGACTTATATCGCGGGTATCACGCCCCGTTTCATGAAATAAAATACCATACATTAGATGGGCAAAAGAAACGCACAATGCACACGCTAGGGTTGCCGAAGGTGTTAGCAGGTGAGATGGCTTCACTTGTTTTTAACGAGAAATGTGAGATTAGCATAAGTGATCAAGGATTATCCGATAACATCGATGAAGTGTTTAAGCAGAATAAATTCCATAAGAAATTCCAGGACTATATAGAATACGAATTCGCACACGGCGGTATGGTTATCAAGCCATATGTAGAAGATAACAAGATCAAACTATCTTTCGTTACTGCCGATTGTTTTATACCTCTCTCTTGGGATAACGATACGATAACCGAAGCAGTATTTCCTAATGAGTTCAAACGTGGAGATAAGAAGTATACGCATCTTGAATGGCATTTATGGGAGCAAGGAACTTATGTTATTCGCAATGAAGTATATGAGTCTAGTGGTAACGATTTAGGGCATAAGGTATCGCTTGAGCAATTCTTCCCAGGGTTAGATGAAGAAGTAAGGATAAACGGACTTAAAAAGGCTCTATTTATTCATTTCAAACCTAACACAGCTAACAACATAGATACACAATCACCGTTAGGCATCTCCATCTTTGCTAATGCGCTAGATACTATTAAAAGCATTGATACAGCGTTTGACAGCTTTAATAGGGAGTTTAGGCTAGGCAAGAAGCGTATTATAGTGCCAAGTCATATGGTAAAAAGCGTTGTTAATACCGAAACTGGTGCAATGGAAAGGTACTTTGATTCGACAGATGAAACATACGAATCATTTAATACGCAGGGCATGGACGAGAGCAAGATACAAGACGTTAGCATTGAATTACGAGTTGACGAACATATAGCTGGAATAAATGCGATGCTTAATCTACTGGCAACGCAAACAGGGTTTTCAGAAGGTACGTTTTCGTTTGATGGACAATCCATGAAAACGGCTACTGAGGTAATAAGCGAGAATAGCAAGACTTTCAAAAGTAAGCAATCGCATGAAATCATCATTGAAGCAGGATTGCAAGAATTAGTTGAGTCTATCGCTAACATTGCGAAGTTATACGGTATATTCAGCGCACCAGATGACATTGAGGTGTCGGTATCGTTTGACGACAGCATAGCCGAGGATAAGACGGCAATCATATCCAAGCAAATACAAATGGTTACTAATAAGCTAACATCTAAGAAAAAAGCCATTATGAAGATACACGGTATCACTGAGGACGAAGCTGCATTATTAATCGCAGAAATTAATGACGAAAATGCCACTGCTACTGCTGATAGTGTGGATATGTTCGGAACAGGAGGCGGAAATAATGGAACGAATACAAATTAAGAAGCGTAAAGATGCAAAAGGAAACTTATCTAATACAGGAAATTATGATTTTTGCATTGATGGTGAAGAACAAGACATGAAATGGGTTAGAAGTGTGAATGTGCGATTAGATGCGGGGGGTAATCCCGAGGTACAAATAGTAGCGCATCCTAGATATTTGGAATTAGACATAGATGGAGAAATTGAGATAATCACCGATAGATTCTTGGATGATGACTAATGGATAAGCGCAAACTACAGAATCTATCCAAGCCTACTGTAGATGTTTACAACGGTATAGAGGAACAACTACTTATTAACATAGCCGAACGTATAGCAAGGCATAATTCATTGCTTGACGGTGATATCGAAGCGTGGCAGACGCAAGTGTTAAGTGAATTAAACTCATTGAGTGATGATAATGTGAAATTCCTTGCTAGTCAGACGGATAAAACAAAAGATGAGATTGTCAAAATGCTAGATAAAGCAGGTTATGGGTCACTAACAGAAAACGAGGAAATATTGCAAGAAGGTGTTAAAGCAGGACGATTGGATGAGCCACCTAAATTACGTGAGAGTTCAGCGTTAGCTGGGATACTAGCAACATATGAAGCCCAAGCAACTGACAAGATGAATCTAGTTAACTCAACTCTATTAGATCAGTCACAGCAGGCTTATAGAGATATTGTTAACCGTACAACTGGACAAGTATTAGCGGGTGTGTCAACTGGGCAAGAGGCATTAAGGCAGACAGCTAGCGAGTGGGCAGAACAAGGTGTACCTGCATTAATCGATAGAGGCGGAAGACGTTGGAGCACAGAGGCTTATGTGTCAGCGGTGACGCGTTCTACGAGTAATAATATAGCTAACGAAATGCAACTGGAACGCATGGAAGAATACGGATCGGATTTAATCGAAATATCGAGCCATTCAGGCGCACGCAAAAATTGTTTCCCATATCAAGGTAAAGTTTTTTCAAGGAGTGGAGAGCATGGCAATTATCCACCACTTAGTAGCACATCATATGGCGAACCTAGCGGGATAGCGGGCGTAAATTGTGGCCATGTATTTCATGTTTTTATTGAAGGCATATCAGAACGAACTTACGAACAAGGTGACAAAAAAGAAAACGATAAAGTATATGAAGAAAGTCAAAAACAACGCTATCTTGAACGACAGATCAGACATGCCAAACGTGAAGAACGCATGATGGAATCGCTTGGTGATGATGAAGGTGTCAAGGCAGCGCACAGGAAAGTATTAGATAGGCAGAAAAACCAGAGGGAATTCCTTAAATCAAGCGGGCGCACGCGCAGGTATGATCGGGAAGCTATTCACTAGGAGGTCAGTCTTATGAATTTAATGTTTTTGATAGGCTTGCTAATGACTGTTTTCGTTACAATACCCATTGTTGGAATGTTTATTTATATTAAAAAGAAATACTAGGGGTGATGTATTAATGGCAACTAAAAAAGAACTAGAAAGCGAAATAAACGGATTGAAAGAAGAAATCAAAGGGTTGCATCATAATTTCTTTGCTCTTGCTGAGAAAGTGCACAAATTAGAGAAGAAAGAGAAAACGGAGTATTTCGGTTGAATCAGTTAATCCCGTTATGGGAGAAAGGTTTGAGTGATCCGCTATGTGCATATCTGACTAGAAAAGTTAAATTCGTCTTTAAGCATAGACGTTAAACAAGCTTTTTTATTACGCCCATTTTAAAGGCTTGGGGTAAAACTAAGCGTAACCTTAACGCATGAGGTGTAACATGCTAAAAAACATCAATAAGGAGCGAATATAAATGCCATTAAAAGATTTATTAGGCGAAGAATTGTATAACCAAGTAATCGAAAAAGCAGGTGATGAGAAAGTAGCTGTTGTTTCTGATGGTTCTTATTTACCTAAAGAGAAATTTGATGAGAAAAACCAAGAGGCAAAGGACTATAAGAAACAAGTAGAGGAACGCGATGAACAGATAAGCAATTTAAGCGAAAAAGCTAAAGGTAGCGAGGATTTAACCAAACAGATTGATGATTTAAAAGAACAGAACAAAAAGCAGTCAGAGGAT
Proteins encoded:
- a CDS encoding phage portal protein, giving the protein MWKKILNALKGGLAKLGLIRSINSISDHKDIEMDEEMFQNIDVWKDLYRGYHAPFHEIKYHTLDGQKKRTMHTLGLPKVLAGEMASLVFNEKCEISISDQGLSDNIDEVFKQNKFHKKFQDYIEYEFAHGGMVIKPYVEDNKIKLSFVTADCFIPLSWDNDTITEAVFPNEFKRGDKKYTHLEWHLWEQGTYVIRNEVYESSGNDLGHKVSLEQFFPGLDEEVRINGLKKALFIHFKPNTANNIDTQSPLGISIFANALDTIKSIDTAFDSFNREFRLGKKRIIVPSHMVKSVVNTETGAMERYFDSTDETYESFNTQGMDESKIQDVSIELRVDEHIAGINAMLNLLATQTGFSEGTFSFDGQSMKTATEVISENSKTFKSKQSHEIIIEAGLQELVESIANIAKLYGIFSAPDDIEVSVSFDDSIAEDKTAIISKQIQMVTNKLTSKKKAIMKIHGITEDEAALLIAEINDENATATADSVDMFGTGGGNNGTNTN
- a CDS encoding phage minor capsid protein, whose protein sequence is MDKRKLQNLSKPTVDVYNGIEEQLLINIAERIARHNSLLDGDIEAWQTQVLSELNSLSDDNVKFLASQTDKTKDEIVKMLDKAGYGSLTENEEILQEGVKAGRLDEPPKLRESSALAGILATYEAQATDKMNLVNSTLLDQSQQAYRDIVNRTTGQVLAGVSTGQEALRQTASEWAEQGVPALIDRGGRRWSTEAYVSAVTRSTSNNIANEMQLERMEEYGSDLIEISSHSGARKNCFPYQGKVFSRSGEHGNYPPLSSTSYGEPSGIAGVNCGHVFHVFIEGISERTYEQGDKKENDKVYEESQKQRYLERQIRHAKREERMMESLGDDEGVKAAHRKVLDRQKNQREFLKSSGRTRRYDREAIH
- a CDS encoding PBSX family phage terminase large subunit gives rise to the protein MNKINIADLINKNFYSFWLNDKPNAILSGGRSSMKSSVISLKLVIDFLEDDQGNVVCLRKVAKYLATSVYEQIKWAIYMLGVEDEFFFGRSPLVIMHRPTNTGFYFHGVDDPLKLKSMNIANGYYMALWYEELAEFAGVEDIDVVEDTFIRQDLGDKQVKVYYSYNPPRNPYSWVNEWKDSKASDDDYFLHHSTYLEDEKGFLSNQLIRKIEKYKELDYDYWRWMYSGEIIGLGGLVYNAAHFKWRDEMPSDDDILMIDIASDSGYSVSATVFLALGFTKRGNVYLLDTYYYSPANKTVKKAPSEFSKALNEFEKDVTSKHPKPIDMRTIDSAEAALRNQYFKDYGVRLHPVAKKKKVNMIENVTDLLAQGRFFMLNNENNKIFYEEHKKYVWDEDTLQTDDPKVIKEDDHSVDAFQYYVQDNLQKLGLKN